The following coding sequences are from one Campylobacter magnus window:
- the hisC gene encoding histidinol-phosphate transaminase codes for MIFNEFLENLESYEPGKPIELVAREYGIKPENIIKVASNENPFGSSPKALQAMRASEPALYPDDSYFALKHALAVRFGCESANIIIGSGSDQVMEMAIKAVCNENRGILRAKTTFAMYDIYAKFAHAPVYKTQSEFHDLAQMAEIYTKNAANIGAVILCLPNNPLGECPDASEVYEFLELISQDTLVILDCAYMEFATFKDSKKHIKPAHVLSKFTNVLYSGTFSKAYGLGGMRVGYGLANTKLIEQISKLRPPFNITTPSLAAAIAALDDEDFVQKGIKNNFDEMPRYEDFASEFGLKFIPSYTNFIAIFTNEEKNSSILADNLLKKGIILRNLKSYGLNAVRITIGTKKQNDKVLEALRAEFA; via the coding sequence ATGATTTTCAATGAGTTTTTAGAAAATTTAGAAAGTTATGAACCAGGCAAGCCAATAGAACTAGTAGCGCGTGAATATGGCATAAAGCCTGAAAATATCATCAAAGTAGCTAGCAATGAAAATCCCTTTGGCTCTTCGCCAAAAGCTCTGCAAGCGATGAGAGCTAGCGAGCCAGCACTTTATCCAGATGATAGCTACTTTGCGCTAAAGCATGCTTTGGCTGTGCGTTTTGGCTGCGAGAGTGCAAATATCATCATAGGCTCTGGTTCAGATCAAGTCATGGAAATGGCTATAAAAGCAGTTTGCAACGAAAATCGTGGAATTTTGCGGGCAAAAACAACCTTTGCTATGTATGATATATACGCAAAATTCGCACACGCACCAGTATATAAAACTCAAAGCGAGTTTCATGACCTAGCACAAATGGCTGAAATTTATACTAAAAACGCCGCAAATATCGGCGCAGTAATTCTTTGCCTGCCAAACAATCCACTTGGCGAGTGTCCTGATGCAAGCGAGGTTTATGAGTTTTTAGAGCTTATTAGCCAAGATACTTTAGTTATCCTAGACTGCGCTTATATGGAGTTTGCCACATTTAAAGACAGCAAAAAGCACATTAAGCCAGCTCATGTGCTAAGTAAATTTACAAATGTGCTTTATAGCGGCACTTTTTCAAAAGCTTATGGCCTTGGCGGAATGAGAGTAGGATATGGTCTAGCAAACACAAAACTAATAGAACAAATCTCAAAACTTCGCCCACCATTTAACATAACAACTCCTAGCCTAGCAGCGGCGATAGCAGCACTTGATGATGAGGATTTTGTACAAAAAGGCATTAAAAACAACTTTGATGAGATGCCAAGATATGAAGATTTTGCTAGCGAGTTTGGCCTCAAATTCATCCCAAGTTATACGAATTTTATAGCAATTTTTACAAATGAAGAGAAAAACTCATCAATTTTAGCTGATAATTTGCTAAAAAAAGGTATAATCTTGCGCAATCTAAAAAGTTATGGCTTAAACGCAGTTCGTATCACAATAGGCACTAAAAAACAAAATGATAAGGTTCTAGAAGCTCTAAGAGCGGAATTTGCGTAA
- the fliF gene encoding flagellar basal-body MS-ring/collar protein FliF has translation MDRFKEFFEQVSAVFLNLTKRQKIVVLSSIVAVIAFIVLLILLMRGSGSTQNEFAGYSVLFRNIDPSVSAQVITQLEADGVNYKLADEGTILVPTKDVYKERIAVASITNIQGNNGKVGFELFDNKEFGATEDEQRVKFQRAIQGELSKTIESLEPIERAVVYIAFPKESVFTERQTPPTASVVVKLKANTSLDLGQIDGIKRIVAGSVANLKVENVKIVTQDGIAIGEDTVALQNEQEAAKIAAQVRYKHEFESRYENKIIDMIASFTGSKEKVTAKVTMEFDFSQTDSEREIFDPNSVIRSEQNIEEHKVGRDKPDIGGVPGAVSNIGPVQGIEDNKPAEQYDKTVANTNYEISKQIIKTKPQFATIRRITAAVAVDGRYDYVRDENGDATGVVKYFPLDEAEMNSITNLVKQAVGYDPNRGDEVTVSNIEFRPNSIAVPLTKFEAFMESYVNPVLPAAKYVFAFIVLFVLYKKVIMPFMEKMLKDLTPDDDSLLQDSMNVDDEAEDTLERFKAARKRAEDELGISQDFNEEDLKYDVLLEKMKAIVSEKSEEVANLLQGMVKNDSAFASSKEL, from the coding sequence ATGGATAGATTTAAAGAATTTTTTGAACAAGTATCTGCTGTATTTTTAAATCTTACAAAACGGCAAAAAATAGTCGTTTTAAGTAGTATTGTAGCAGTTATTGCCTTTATCGTGCTACTTATTTTGCTTATGCGTGGCTCAGGCAGTACTCAAAATGAGTTTGCTGGATATAGCGTGCTTTTTCGCAATATTGACCCAAGTGTGAGCGCACAGGTCATCACCCAGCTAGAAGCTGATGGAGTAAACTATAAGCTAGCTGATGAGGGCACTATCCTTGTGCCTACAAAAGATGTTTATAAAGAGCGTATCGCAGTAGCAAGCATCACAAATATCCAAGGAAATAACGGCAAAGTAGGCTTTGAGCTTTTTGATAATAAAGAGTTCGGTGCTACTGAGGATGAACAAAGAGTAAAGTTTCAAAGAGCTATACAAGGTGAACTAAGCAAGACTATTGAAAGCCTTGAGCCTATTGAAAGGGCTGTTGTTTACATAGCATTTCCAAAAGAAAGCGTATTTACAGAGCGTCAAACCCCACCAACAGCTAGCGTGGTAGTAAAACTAAAAGCAAACACTTCACTAGACCTTGGGCAAATCGATGGCATTAAGCGCATCGTGGCTGGTTCTGTAGCAAATCTAAAAGTAGAAAATGTAAAAATCGTAACCCAAGATGGTATAGCCATAGGCGAGGATACAGTAGCCTTGCAAAACGAACAAGAAGCCGCTAAAATCGCCGCTCAGGTTAGGTATAAACACGAGTTTGAAAGCCGCTATGAAAATAAAATTATAGATATGATAGCTAGCTTTACAGGTAGCAAAGAAAAAGTAACCGCTAAGGTTACCATGGAATTTGATTTTAGCCAAACTGATAGCGAAAGAGAGATTTTTGACCCAAATAGCGTAATTCGCTCAGAACAAAATATAGAAGAACACAAAGTAGGCCGTGATAAGCCAGATATCGGTGGTGTGCCAGGGGCTGTTAGCAATATAGGTCCAGTCCAAGGCATAGAGGATAACAAACCAGCCGAACAATACGATAAAACCGTGGCAAACACAAACTACGAAATTTCAAAACAAATAATCAAAACCAAACCGCAATTTGCAACCATACGCCGTATAACAGCAGCTGTGGCAGTAGATGGCCGCTATGACTATGTGCGTGATGAAAATGGTGATGCTACAGGGGTTGTTAAGTATTTCCCACTAGATGAAGCTGAGATGAATAGCATCACAAATCTAGTAAAACAAGCCGTGGGCTACGACCCAAATAGAGGCGATGAAGTAACAGTCTCAAACATAGAGTTTAGACCAAATAGTATAGCAGTACCACTTACGAAGTTTGAAGCCTTTATGGAATCTTATGTAAATCCAGTTTTGCCAGCGGCTAAATACGTTTTTGCCTTTATAGTGCTATTTGTGCTGTATAAGAAAGTAATTATGCCATTTATGGAGAAAATGCTCAAAGACCTTACGCCTGATGATGATAGTTTGCTTCAAGATAGTATGAATGTAGATGATGAAGCAGAGGATACTTTGGAGAGATTTAAAGCAGCAAGAAAAC